In Quercus robur chromosome 10, dhQueRobu3.1, whole genome shotgun sequence, a genomic segment contains:
- the LOC126701473 gene encoding uncharacterized protein LOC126701473 produces MANRWLRPEVYPLFAAVGAAIGICGFQLVRNICINPEVRVNKEKRAAGVLDNFSEGEKYAEHFVRKFVRNKSPEIMPSINNFFTDPNRS; encoded by the exons ATGGCGAATCGATGGCTGAGGCCCGAG GTTTATCCGCTGTTTGCGGCCGTAGGAGCTGCAATAGGGATCTGCGGGTTCCAGCTTGTCCGCAATATCTGCATCAACCCTGAAGtcag GGTGAACAAGGAGAAGAGGGCTGCTGGAGTGCTGGACAACTTTTCTGAGGGGGAGAAGTACGCTGAGCATTTCGTAAGAAAATTTGTCCGCAACAAGTCCCCAGAAATTATGCCATCCatcaacaacttcttcacagaCCCAAATCGAAGCTAA
- the LOC126702883 gene encoding formin-like protein 8, with translation MSPPPINTVVKAVAATAAATLVVAGIIFFFYKKLLISRRQKKNKVNKSFRREEVVVTHEEVMKLGGNVKGLIVDENGMDVLYLRKLEGGELKHSFPKVMFNPSYEDEEEKKVDVTLERPRKSKPQEVPLRCEHSGANHLKKVKPTFQVPNPLPLRPTLPLVSQPPSPSMILEKQVEAPPPPPAKEIPVPPPPPPPPPPFIPAKISPAPPPPPPKAGSLVSSLKPPPAPRAKSNNKSREEVSMGESLKGTGAGQMKLKPLHWDKVVATADHSMVWDEIVDGSFRFDDDLMETLFGYANTNIKSHEKDKILSTSSKFNTAPPAQIFILEPRKSQNIAIVLKSLIISRKEILDALFEGQGLGTDTLEKLTKMAPTQEEEAKILQFNGNPTKLADAESFLYHILKAVPSAFTRFNAMLFRTNYDPDILHLKESLQALELGCKELKSRGLFLKLLEAILKAGNRMNAGTARGNAQGFNLTALRKLSDVKSTDGKTTLLHFVVEQVARSEGRHHLISQNHSLGRRIGQSISTENSDSLTAEEKDKEYLMLGLPVLEGLNTELSNVKKAANIEYDNFNNMCSTLCVRVTEIRQLMRHCGNDERGGFMREMKGFLEESEEELKVVREEQARVMELVKRTTQYYQAGAPKDKGAPPLQLFLIVKDFLDMVGQVCLDISRKLQKKNVTPPLGSSPPLSPSMKTLASFTNFHSHFMSDMSSTSESDDDF, from the exons ATGTCACCACCACCAATTAACACAGTTGTGAAGGCCGTTGCTGCCACAGCTGCAGCTACCCTAGTTGTTGCTGggattatctttttcttctataaaaaactattaatttctCGCcgccaaaagaaaaacaaagtgaACAAAAGCTTTCGTCGAGAAGAAGTTGTAGTGACTCATGAAGAGGTAATGAAACTTGGAGGAAATGTGAAAGGATTGATTGTTGATGAAAATGGGATGGATGTTCTTTATTTGAGGAAACTAGAAGGTGGAGAACTTAAACATTCTTTTCCAAAGGTTATGTTTAATCCCAGttatgaagatgaagaagaaaagaaggtgGATGTCACACTTGAGAGACCAAGAAAATCTAAGCCCCAGGAAGTTCCATTGCGATGTGAGCATTCTGGTGCAAATCATCTTAAAAAAGTGAAACCAACATTCCAAGTCCCAAATCCATTGCCACTAAGGCCAACTCTGCCACTAGTATCTCAGCCACCATCTCCATCAATGATTTTGGAGAAGCAAGTTGAAgcaccacctccacctccaGCAAAAGAGATTCCagttcctcctcctcctcctcctccaccaccaccatttaTTCCTGCTAAGATAAGTCCAgcaccaccaccgccacctcCTAAGGCAGGGAGCCTGGTGTCATCATTAAAACCTCCACCAGCACCAAGAGCAAAATCAAACAACAAGAGCAGGGAAGAGGTTTCAATGGGGGAGAGCTTGAAAGGGACTGGTGCTGGCCAAATGAAGCTGAAGCCACTGCACTGGGATAAAGTTGTAGCTACTGCTGATCATTCAATGGTCTGGGATGAGATTGTAGATGGATCTTTCCG GTTTGATGATGATCTTATGGAGACTCTCTTTGGATATGCTAATACCAACATCAAATCCCATGAAAAAGACAAAATCCTTTCAACTTCAAGCAAGTTCAACACTGCCCCACCAGCTCaaatttttatcttggaaccACGAAAATCACAGAACATAGCAATTGTCCTAAAATCTCTTATAATCTCTCGCAAGGAAATTCTGGATGCCCTCTTTGAAGGCCAGGGACTCGGTACTGATACCCTCGAGAAGCTTACCAAAATGGCCCCAACCCAAGAGGAAGAGGCTAAAATCCTCCAATTCAATGGCAACCCAACTAAACTTGCAGATGCTGAATCTTTCCTCTACCACATATTGAAAGCTGTTCCCTCGGCATTCACTCGTTTCAATGCAATGCTTTTCAGAACAAACTATGATCCTGATATCCTTCACCTTAAGGAGTCCTTGCAAGCACTAGAATTAGGGTGCAAGGAGCTAAAATCCCGTGGGCTTTTCTTAAAACTTCTTGAGGCCATTCTCAAGGCTGGCAATCGTATGAATGCTGGAACTGCCAGAGGCAATGCGCAAGGTTTCAACCTTACTGCTCTTCGGAAGCTCTCTGATGTAAAAAGCACAGATGGAAAGACTACTCTACTTCACTTTGTTGTGGAACAAGTAGCTCGATCAGAGGGTAGACATCATCTGATCAGTCAGAACCACAGCCTTGGCAGAAGGATTGGCCAAAGTATAAGCACAGAAAACTCGGATAGCCTTACAGCAGAAGAGAAAGACAAAGAGTATCTAATGCTTGGTTTACCAGTGTTGGAAGGCCTTAATACTGAATTATCTAATGTAAAGAAAGCAGCCAACATAGAATATGACAATTTTAACAATATGTGCTCCACTCTTTGCGTCCGTGTCACAGAAATTCGGCAGCTTATGAGACACTGTGGCAATGATGAAAGAGGTGGGTTCATGAGGGAAATGAAAGGATTTCTGGAGGAAAGTGAAGAGGAACTTAAGGTGGTGAGAGAGGAGCAAGCAAGAGTTATGGAGCTTGTTAAAAGAACAACTCAATACTACCAAGCAGGAGCTCCCAAAGACAAAGGGGCACCCCCACTTCAACTGTTTCTTATAGTCAAGGACTTCCTTGACATGGTTGGTCAAGTTTGTTTAGACATTTCTCGAAAGCTACAGAAGAAGAATGTTACACCACCTCTGGGATCATCGCCACCACTTTCACCATCAATGAAAACTCTAGCGAGCTTCACAAACTTCCACTCACATTTCATGTCAGATATGTCTAGCACATCTGAATCTGATGATGACTTCTGA
- the LOC126702677 gene encoding two-component response regulator ARR5-like, producing MATVGEVFRRSLPETIDQVRDDSSSSSELHVLAVDDSLVDRKVIERLLKISSCKVTAVESGTRALQYLGLDGERASVGFNGLKVNLIMTDYSMPGMTGYELLKKIKESSVFREIPVVVMSSENILTRIDRCLEEGAEDFLLKPVKLDDVKRLKDFIMKGDGKDGGETRIHKRKRQDDYASLSSPSPFPACDPSSPLMPSSSPSARSSKRAKLRNKD from the exons ATGGCGACGGTCGGCGAGGTTTTCAGGCGGAGCTTGCCGGAGACTATTGATCAGGTTCGTGATgattcatcatcatcatcggagTTGCATGTTCTTGCTGTTGACGACAGCCTTGTGGACCGGAAAGTCATTGAAAGGTTGCTAAAAATCTCGTCTTGTAAAG TCACTGCTGTAGAGAGTGGAACAAGGGCTTTGCAGTATCTGGGTTTGGATGGAGAGAGAGCCTCGGTTGGTTTCAAT GGTTTGAAAGTTAATCTCATAATGACCGATTACTCAATGCCAGGGATGACCGGATATGAATTGCTTAAGAAGATTAAG GAATCATCAGTTTTTAGAGAGATACCGGTGGTGGTCATGTCATCCGAGAATATCTTGACTCGTATTGATAG GTGTTTGGAGGAAGGGGCTGAGGACTTTCTACTGAAGCCAGTAAAATTGGATGATGTGAAGCGCTTGAAAGATTTCATAATGAAAGGGGATGGGAAGGATGGTGGAGAAACAAGAATTCACAAGAGAAAACGGCAAGATGATTACGCTTCCTtatcatcaccatcaccatttCCTGCTTGTGATCCATCATCGCCTCTAATgccatcatcatcaccatctgCGCGATCATCAAAGAGGGCCAAACTACGTAACAAAGATTGA
- the LOC126702481 gene encoding uncharacterized protein LOC126702481 codes for MEEDKAAAYYDELSRKGQGAARFKQGLGFSSSSSASESKAPPSRGSALPSASSFLSSFVRASSPSKVSELEKQAQLESIQNKLKKKPTSDKQEKHSRASEKTDRDRDRDRDRDRDRHSRRRSRSRERHRDRDRDRDRDRDRDRDRERKRRRSVSPRERRRSEKSRSEDKDRDRVDFSKLIEGYDKMTPAERVKAKMKLQLAETAEKDETKGMGSGWERFEFNKDAPLDDEEIEAAEDDKALVKHIGQSFRFSAVETRREEQIKAAHDEAMFGASSILPSISTESEPEMEDNKEENGPVTSLLSDKVLAKQQGSWRDRARKV; via the exons ATGGAGGAAGACAAAGCCGCGGCGTACTACGACGAGCTGAGTCGCAAAGGCCAAGGCGCCGCCAGGTTCAAACAAGGCCTCGGCttttcctcctcctcttctGCCTCAGAGTCCAAAGCTCCGCCGTCGAGAGGCTCGGCTTTGCCTTCTGCTTCCTCTTTCCTCAGCTCCTTCGTCAGAGCCTCCAGCCCCTCCAAGGTCTCCGAGCTCGAAAAGCAAGCTCAGCTCGAATCCATTCAAAACAAGCTCAAGAAGAAACCCACCTCagataaacaagaaaaacacTCTAGGGCTTCTGAGAAAACCGACAGAGatagagacagagacagagatagagatagagataggcATTCGAGGAGGCGAAGTAGGAGCAGAGAGAGACACAGAGatagagacagagacagagacagggATAGGGACAGGGACAGGGACAGAGAGAGGAAGAGGAGAAGGAGCGTGTCGCCGCGAGAGAGGAGGAGGTCGGAGAAGAGTAGAAGCGAAGATAAAGATAGGGATAGAGTTGATTTTTCTAAGTTGATTGAAGGCTATGACAAAATG ACACCAGCTGAAAGAGTCAAAGCCAAGATGAAACTTCAGCTTGCTGAAACTG CTGAAAAGGATGAAACAAAGGGCATGGGCTCAGGTTGGGAACGGTTTGAATTCAACAAAGATGCTCCACTTGATGACGAGGAGATTGAAG CTGCAGAAGATGATAAAGCATTAGTCAAGCACATTGGCCAGAGCTTTCGCTTTTCTGCAGTGGAG ACAAGAAGAGAGGAACAAATTAAAGCTGCTCATGATGAGGCCATGTTTGGAGCATCATCAATTCTGCCTTCCATTAGTACAGAGAGTGAGCCTGAAATGGAGGACAACAAAGAGGAAAATGGCCCTGTTACAAGCCTCTTAAGTGATAAA GTACTAGCAAAGCAACAAGGATCTTGGCGTGACCGTGCTCGTAAAGTGTAG